From the genome of Geothrix sp. 21YS21S-4, one region includes:
- a CDS encoding response regulator transcription factor, whose product MTQPSPIRLLIVDDHPVVRDGLVAILHQGEPDLEVVGEAGDGREAVNAWRTLRPTVTIMDLQLPGQSGVEAITAIRREDPTASILVLTTFDGDADIQRALEAGARGYLLKSVRRAILIEAVRAVASGQRYLPPATAARLVEAMEAEKLTARELDVLRLVAEGQRNREIAETLGLAEPTVKIHVNNLLRKLQVKDRTEAAVVALRRGLVHLKS is encoded by the coding sequence ATGACCCAGCCTTCCCCCATCCGCCTGCTGATCGTGGACGACCATCCCGTGGTGCGGGACGGTCTCGTGGCCATCCTCCACCAGGGCGAGCCCGACCTGGAAGTGGTCGGCGAGGCCGGCGACGGCCGCGAAGCGGTCAACGCCTGGCGCACCCTCCGGCCCACGGTGACGATCATGGATCTCCAGCTCCCGGGCCAGTCCGGGGTGGAGGCCATCACCGCCATCCGGCGGGAGGATCCCACGGCTTCCATCCTGGTGCTCACCACCTTCGACGGGGACGCCGACATCCAGCGGGCCCTGGAGGCGGGCGCGCGAGGCTACCTCCTGAAGAGCGTCCGCCGGGCCATCCTGATCGAGGCGGTGCGCGCGGTGGCCTCGGGGCAGCGCTACCTTCCGCCCGCCACCGCCGCCCGGCTGGTGGAGGCGATGGAGGCCGAGAAGCTGACCGCCCGGGAACTGGACGTCCTCCGGCTCGTGGCCGAGGGCCAGCGCAACCGCGAGATCGCCGAGACGCTGGGGCTGGCCGAACCCACGGTGAAGATCCACGTGAACAACCTGCTGCGCAAGCTCCAGGTGAAGGACCGGACGGAAGCCGCCGTGGTGGCCCTCCGCCGCGGGCTGGTCCACCTCAAGTCCTGA
- a CDS encoding DMT family protein, producing MRTVLLLILSNIFMTFAWYGHLKHHRDSPLWLAILASWGIAFFEYCLMVPANRAGYGRFSLPQLKVIQEVVTLLVFAVFTATWMRERLHLNHLWAGLCLVGAVFFTFRR from the coding sequence ATGCGGACGGTGCTGCTGCTCATCCTCAGCAACATATTCATGACCTTCGCGTGGTACGGCCACCTGAAGCACCACCGCGACAGCCCGCTGTGGCTCGCGATCCTGGCCAGTTGGGGCATCGCCTTTTTCGAGTACTGCCTGATGGTCCCCGCGAACCGGGCCGGCTACGGCCGGTTCTCCCTGCCCCAGCTCAAGGTGATCCAGGAAGTGGTCACGCTTCTCGTGTTCGCGGTCTTCACCGCGACGTGGATGCGGGAGCGCCTGCACCTCAACCACCTGTGGGCGGGGCTCTGCCTCGTGGGCGCGGTGTTCTTCACGTTCCGGCGCTGA
- a CDS encoding ATP-binding protein, translating to MLPIRRLLLRDLLVLMAGVSALLLGLAWWSQQQALEHQASARARTALEHLDTSLRRDLEASESIGGVIRDWWVEGILDLARPDQTARIVMPVLSAQHSITSLNLARTDGASLLFLRIGGAWSYRELQDAGPRARVRWHRLDPTGRILSSGPWTPMDYDPRTRPWYQTGALAATPVWTDPYVFYTTQDPGVTFTLPIRDGAGLQGVAALDFLLDDLTEAVWAAQPSPRSRCLVTDLEGRALILPRDAAFETVGSRRRAFLKPLPREILGGWTGPRGSAKDAQHITLGTAPAFGLALPFEGLAGLHWRLLLVVPEEDLLGPAHFRVGSMLGLAVLALGLAAWRIRRIARYVAEPIAELSALAEALGQGEPPPATTSEIQEIRSLDHALRKAGETLADRARLQRQLEHSQRMETVGTLAGGIAHDVNNQLAAILGQLHLSRELLPEGHPVLNRILRAEEATRRCAQTTKALLSFSHQSRPELKRLDLNLLVGETATILDRLLGGRIRLVLDLDPALPRVRGDAVQLEQVLMNLAVNARDAMPNGGTLELRTAAAPPGLASVEVLDSGQGIAPAALSHIFEPFYTTKELGKGTGLGLAMAFGIVKAHQGTIQASNRPEGGARFRITFPAADGEDDPQPHPKEPLRAETRLAGVKILVVEDEALLRDMLADALTLARAQVAAAPDGAVAWQAWQAASFDLVLSDHRMPDCTGLELLERIRAAGSDTPFILISGQGLEGMEATLAQDPRVRLLPKPFEMPRLLALMDELLAGHALE from the coding sequence ATGCTCCCGATCCGCCGCCTGCTGCTGCGGGACCTGCTGGTCCTCATGGCCGGCGTGTCCGCGCTCCTGCTGGGGCTGGCGTGGTGGAGCCAGCAGCAGGCCCTGGAACACCAGGCCAGCGCCCGGGCGCGGACGGCCCTGGAGCATCTGGACACGAGCCTGCGGCGGGACCTGGAGGCCTCGGAATCCATCGGCGGCGTGATCCGCGACTGGTGGGTGGAGGGCATCCTCGACCTCGCCCGGCCCGATCAGACGGCCCGGATCGTCATGCCCGTGCTCAGCGCCCAGCACAGCATCACCAGCCTCAACCTCGCGCGGACCGACGGCGCCTCCCTGCTCTTCCTGCGCATCGGCGGCGCGTGGTCCTACCGGGAACTGCAAGACGCCGGCCCTCGGGCGCGGGTGCGCTGGCACCGCCTGGATCCCACGGGCCGGATCCTGTCCAGCGGCCCCTGGACGCCCATGGACTACGATCCCCGCACCCGGCCCTGGTACCAGACCGGCGCGCTGGCCGCCACGCCCGTCTGGACCGATCCCTACGTGTTCTACACCACCCAGGATCCGGGGGTCACCTTCACCCTGCCCATCCGGGACGGGGCGGGCCTGCAGGGCGTCGCGGCCCTGGACTTCCTGCTGGACGACCTCACCGAGGCCGTGTGGGCCGCGCAGCCCTCGCCGCGGAGCCGCTGCCTGGTGACGGATCTGGAAGGCCGCGCCCTGATCCTCCCCCGCGATGCCGCCTTCGAAACCGTGGGGAGCCGGCGGCGGGCCTTTCTCAAGCCCCTGCCGCGGGAGATCCTGGGCGGCTGGACGGGACCGAGGGGCTCCGCGAAGGACGCCCAGCACATCACCCTGGGAACGGCGCCGGCCTTCGGCTTGGCCCTTCCCTTCGAGGGGCTGGCGGGCCTCCACTGGCGGCTTCTGCTGGTGGTCCCCGAGGAGGATCTTCTCGGCCCCGCCCACTTCCGGGTGGGGAGCATGCTGGGCCTGGCGGTGCTCGCCCTGGGGCTCGCGGCCTGGCGGATCCGGCGGATCGCCCGGTACGTGGCGGAGCCCATCGCGGAACTGAGCGCCCTCGCGGAGGCCCTGGGCCAGGGCGAGCCGCCGCCAGCCACCACGTCGGAGATCCAGGAAATCCGCAGCCTGGACCACGCCCTTCGCAAGGCGGGCGAGACCCTGGCGGACCGCGCCCGGCTCCAGCGCCAGTTGGAGCACAGCCAGCGCATGGAGACCGTGGGAACTCTGGCCGGAGGCATCGCCCACGACGTGAACAATCAGCTGGCGGCGATCCTGGGCCAGCTCCACCTCAGCCGGGAACTGCTGCCGGAGGGCCATCCCGTCCTCAACCGGATCCTCCGCGCCGAGGAAGCCACCCGGCGCTGCGCCCAGACCACCAAGGCCCTGCTGTCCTTCAGCCACCAGTCGCGCCCGGAGCTGAAGCGCCTGGACCTGAACCTCCTGGTGGGCGAGACCGCCACCATCCTGGACCGCCTGCTGGGGGGCCGGATCCGCCTGGTGCTCGACCTGGATCCCGCCCTGCCGCGGGTCCGGGGCGACGCGGTCCAGCTGGAGCAGGTCCTGATGAACCTCGCGGTGAACGCGCGGGACGCCATGCCCAACGGCGGCACCCTGGAACTTCGCACGGCGGCGGCTCCGCCGGGCCTCGCCTCCGTGGAGGTGCTCGATTCCGGCCAGGGCATCGCCCCCGCGGCCCTGTCGCACATCTTCGAGCCGTTCTACACCACCAAGGAGCTGGGGAAGGGCACCGGCCTGGGCCTCGCCATGGCCTTCGGGATCGTCAAGGCCCACCAGGGCACCATCCAGGCGAGCAACCGCCCCGAAGGAGGCGCCCGCTTCCGGATCACCTTTCCCGCGGCGGACGGAGAGGACGATCCGCAGCCCCATCCCAAGGAACCGCTCCGGGCCGAGACCCGCCTCGCCGGCGTGAAGATCCTGGTGGTGGAGGACGAGGCGCTGCTCCGCGACATGCTGGCGGACGCCCTCACCCTCGCCCGGGCCCAGGTGGCCGCTGCCCCCGACGGCGCGGTGGCGTGGCAGGCCTGGCAGGCGGCCTCCTTCGACTTGGTCCTCAGCGACCACCGGATGCCGGACTGCACGGGGCTCGAGCTGCTGGAGCGGATCCGCGCCGCAGGCTCGGACACGCCGTTCATCCTGATCAGCGGCCAGGGCCTCGAAGGAATGGAAGCAACGCTGGCCCAGGATCCCCGCGTCCGCCTGCTTCCCAAGCCCTTCGAAATGCCCCGCCTGCTGGCGCTGATGGACGAACTGCTGGCGGGCCACGCGCTCGAATAG
- a CDS encoding sensor histidine kinase, with product MGPRTAGTRLSLRRAARWLVWLLPWLWIGGAALALDPARPLATCAQRAWRSEDGLLQDTVEALAETEDGFLWIGTGAGLVRFDGAAFEPYSRLNVPGFSSNAVKCLAEGPGDAVWIGTSEPGLYLLDRGALRAFGAAEGLPDRPIRRLLKDRAGTLWAAPTEGPLLRFDGTAFRPVPCDAAQLRIRALAEDETGAIWAVAGTGLWRLQQDRLLMAAVGSAELTAVSAGGQGEVWAGTTSGGIFKLEAGRLEPVPWARGLPSKAVSLLRVDRRGSLWVGFEQGGLFRRTVEGRLEAVPAAGGSRATPLCLLEDRAGALWTGSETRGLSALYPVPFHSLPVAGSEAEETVLMVCQDVRGDVWGLTRDHALAQIRGGRVERLRPAPSLGGVPSALWPRAAGGVWVGTSLGGLNILEEGRTRPFHWPDGTQPDAIVALYEDPNRVLWVASARQGLVRLPPDGSPVIHPAIQGVQAFAGGGPGPLFLADPNRGLGILESGRTRWLGRAEGLGSSGVRCLHLDGDGTLWVGTADGLRRYRNGAFQAFEGQGGPAALPIHALGEDAEHRLWAGTPRGVFRILPPEGEGPLAAALYDHHDGLPSREAQPEPQPTSWITREGELYLSTSRGLARLAPKTDLSPEPALRIQLLKAEGDDALLPAGPLLRVPAGTHRFELHYTAPSLLRADKVRFRYRLEGWERAWNEVGDRRFATYSNLPAGSYRFVLQGWRGDERGEPAEQSVDVVVLPLFYQRAAFWGLCALLLAAFAAWLVRLRIQQAEARTAVLAERNRMAREIHDHLAQGFTGVLLQLEAAEAKLGRLAGDPEPVLTRLDHARQLAVASLQEARRSVMTLQPRRPEGMDLLGALRSLSDRLLAGTEIQVELAQTGEPRPLGPRLEEELLRMAQEALTNALRHGHARWVRVVLQYEGRQVRLHMEDDGQGFDPSANAAGYGMRSIRESVRQWRGRIDVDSGPGLGTRITITLPIPRWRS from the coding sequence ATGGGCCCGCGCACCGCAGGAACTCGCCTCTCGCTCCGGCGCGCCGCGCGCTGGCTGGTGTGGCTGCTGCCGTGGCTGTGGATCGGCGGGGCAGCCCTGGCGCTGGATCCCGCGCGTCCCCTCGCCACCTGCGCTCAGCGCGCCTGGCGCAGCGAGGACGGCCTGCTCCAGGACACGGTGGAAGCCCTCGCCGAAACCGAGGACGGCTTCCTGTGGATCGGCACGGGAGCGGGCCTGGTGCGGTTCGACGGGGCCGCCTTCGAGCCCTATTCGCGCCTCAATGTCCCCGGCTTTTCCTCCAACGCCGTCAAGTGCCTCGCCGAGGGCCCCGGCGACGCGGTGTGGATCGGAACCTCCGAGCCCGGACTCTACCTGCTGGACCGGGGCGCGCTCCGCGCATTTGGCGCCGCCGAGGGACTGCCCGACCGCCCCATCCGGCGCCTGCTGAAGGACCGCGCCGGAACGCTGTGGGCCGCGCCGACGGAAGGCCCCCTCCTGCGGTTCGACGGGACCGCCTTCCGGCCCGTCCCCTGCGACGCCGCCCAGCTGCGGATCCGCGCCCTGGCCGAGGACGAGACGGGCGCGATATGGGCGGTCGCCGGAACGGGCCTGTGGCGCCTGCAGCAGGACCGGCTCCTCATGGCCGCGGTAGGTTCCGCGGAACTCACCGCCGTGAGCGCGGGCGGGCAGGGCGAAGTGTGGGCCGGCACCACCTCGGGAGGCATCTTCAAGCTGGAGGCGGGCCGGCTGGAGCCCGTTCCCTGGGCCCGGGGCCTGCCATCGAAAGCCGTCAGCCTCCTGCGGGTGGATCGCCGGGGCAGCCTGTGGGTGGGATTCGAGCAGGGCGGCCTGTTCCGGCGGACCGTGGAAGGCCGGCTGGAGGCGGTTCCGGCAGCGGGCGGCTCCCGGGCCACGCCCCTGTGCCTTCTCGAAGACCGCGCCGGCGCGCTGTGGACGGGCAGCGAAACCCGCGGCCTGAGCGCCCTCTACCCCGTTCCTTTCCACAGCCTCCCCGTGGCGGGGAGCGAGGCGGAAGAGACGGTCCTGATGGTCTGCCAGGACGTGCGCGGAGACGTGTGGGGACTCACGCGGGACCATGCCCTCGCCCAGATCCGGGGCGGCCGGGTGGAGCGCCTCCGCCCGGCTCCGTCTCTTGGCGGTGTCCCCAGCGCCCTGTGGCCCCGCGCGGCCGGTGGCGTGTGGGTGGGGACGTCCCTTGGCGGGCTGAACATCCTGGAGGAAGGCCGCACCCGGCCCTTCCACTGGCCCGACGGCACCCAGCCGGACGCCATCGTGGCGCTGTACGAGGATCCCAACCGCGTCCTGTGGGTGGCGAGCGCCCGGCAGGGGCTGGTGCGGCTCCCACCCGACGGCTCCCCGGTGATCCATCCCGCCATCCAGGGGGTCCAGGCCTTCGCAGGAGGGGGCCCCGGTCCCCTGTTCCTGGCCGATCCCAACCGGGGGCTGGGCATCCTGGAATCCGGACGGACGCGGTGGCTGGGGCGGGCGGAGGGCCTGGGCTCCAGCGGGGTCCGCTGCCTCCACCTGGACGGTGACGGGACGCTGTGGGTCGGCACGGCGGACGGCCTCCGCCGCTATCGGAATGGCGCCTTCCAGGCCTTCGAAGGCCAAGGCGGTCCCGCGGCCCTGCCCATCCACGCGCTCGGGGAGGACGCGGAACACCGGCTGTGGGCGGGCACGCCCCGCGGCGTCTTCCGCATCCTCCCGCCGGAAGGCGAAGGCCCCTTGGCGGCGGCACTCTACGACCACCACGACGGGCTGCCTTCGCGGGAAGCCCAACCGGAGCCGCAGCCCACCAGCTGGATCACCCGCGAGGGCGAGCTGTATCTCTCCACCAGCCGGGGGCTGGCCCGCCTGGCGCCGAAGACGGACCTCTCCCCGGAACCCGCATTGAGGATCCAGCTCCTGAAGGCCGAAGGCGACGACGCCCTCCTGCCCGCCGGTCCCTTGCTCCGCGTCCCGGCGGGCACCCACCGGTTCGAGCTGCACTACACGGCGCCCTCGCTCCTCCGCGCGGACAAGGTGCGGTTCCGCTATCGCCTGGAGGGCTGGGAGCGGGCGTGGAACGAGGTCGGCGACCGCCGCTTCGCGACCTATTCCAACCTGCCGGCGGGCTCCTACCGGTTCGTGCTCCAAGGCTGGCGCGGGGACGAACGGGGCGAGCCTGCGGAGCAGTCTGTGGATGTGGTGGTGCTGCCCCTCTTCTACCAGCGCGCCGCCTTCTGGGGCCTGTGCGCGCTGCTGCTGGCGGCCTTCGCCGCGTGGCTGGTGCGGCTGCGGATCCAGCAGGCGGAGGCGCGCACGGCGGTCCTGGCGGAGCGCAACCGGATGGCCCGGGAGATCCACGATCACCTGGCCCAAGGTTTCACCGGCGTCCTCCTTCAGTTGGAGGCCGCGGAGGCCAAGCTGGGCCGGCTGGCCGGCGATCCCGAACCCGTCCTCACCCGCCTGGACCACGCGCGACAACTGGCCGTCGCCAGCCTCCAGGAGGCCCGCCGCTCGGTGATGACGCTCCAGCCGCGGCGGCCCGAGGGCATGGACCTGCTGGGGGCGCTGCGGTCCCTGTCGGACCGGCTGCTCGCGGGAACGGAGATCCAGGTGGAACTGGCCCAGACCGGCGAGCCGCGCCCTCTGGGCCCGCGCCTGGAGGAGGAACTGCTCCGCATGGCCCAGGAGGCTCTGACCAACGCACTCCGCCACGGCCATGCCCGCTGGGTCCGCGTGGTCCTCCAGTATGAGGGGCGCCAGGTCCGCCTCCACATGGAGGACGACGGCCAGGGCTTCGACCCTTCCGCGAACGCCGCCGGCTACGGGATGCGGAGCATCCGGGAGAGCGTCCGCCAGTGGCGGGGGCGCATCGACGTGGACAGCGGCCCCGGCCTCGGCACCCGCATCACCATCACCCTTCCCATCCCGAGGTGGCGATCATGA
- a CDS encoding response regulator, with amino-acid sequence MSADTVQTASLLRSVSALDASPIPPPPAGRLGSLAERALRGLFQRASMAFLILDREGRILHANPRALLMLGAGEDDLPRLGFEQLRHDLPPAQARAWFEGISRAGTDRPDVASWLRLDGEALPVRLTALGLGAEGDEHVFVWGRDQSEEQLANGRLAESAGLQRHLAEGIYALSLARSQEEVHRVLLARAAAILTGPHWFLGRYELAGDRRRLQVVASAPSLASRMGALVEGLAFPLQDTGFAREVYEHRRMCFVEDAAASPSMIQPDLVETSGLRSLLGVPLVFEGRLTGVLFAATFQDESPTPLRESLFPVLQSLARIAALALERLGGEDRLEEAASLSRELAQGVRELSEAGDEDTLIAGLFRWAARLAPLPEWWFNRYDAAVDGSVTTHWTPGLDAFGSPEEIREPVRVAGNAFLEEIHLRQRAVFIPHCEDVPELFDLATWPFRSVVGLPLAHEGSVVGILHGGAFGPQGPVALSQERFEALKSLTEAAGLVMKRVHARQALEAQEARFRMLFEQTPDPIVLLSGAAIADANPAAWRLFGLGADELLGRPILDLCPEHQPDGSPSSDLGRCHMEAARRGTSGQFEWTFLCEGGREAICQVNLTRLDYGDRPIFHAIVRDLTAQKRAESERAALERQLFQAQKMESLGVLAGGIAHDFNNLLMGVLGHAGLALEQLNPLHPVRRNLEAIQKAGHRAADLTRQMLAYSGRGQFVVRHLDLTAQVEEMLHLLEVSLPKTVVLNLGLKRGLPAVSADASQIQQVIMNLVINAAEAIGEVSGAITLATGVQRLEETAIRTMLVGQDAAPGTYVYLEVTDTGCGMDADTMARIFEPFFTTKFTGRGLGLSAIMGIVRGHKGALRVYSEVGRGTTFKVLFPAQEEALAPAAQASREAPWQGSGLILVVDDDETVRAVARQALELRGFQVIEAPDGRAAVDLVQEQGATVGLVLLDMTMPHMGGEEAYREMRRLQPDLRVILSSGYSEAEAMSRFLGKGLKGFLQKPYGPKDLLAKVQAVLEP; translated from the coding sequence GTGTCTGCTGATACAGTCCAGACAGCCTCTCTTCTCCGGTCGGTATCAGCTTTGGACGCGTCACCCATCCCTCCTCCCCCGGCCGGCCGTCTCGGCTCGCTCGCGGAAAGGGCCCTCCGGGGCCTCTTTCAACGGGCCTCGATGGCCTTTCTGATCCTGGATCGGGAAGGGCGGATCCTGCACGCCAATCCCCGCGCATTGCTGATGCTCGGCGCCGGAGAGGACGATCTCCCCCGCCTCGGATTCGAGCAGCTCCGCCACGACCTGCCGCCGGCGCAGGCCCGGGCGTGGTTCGAGGGGATCTCCCGCGCGGGAACGGATCGGCCCGACGTGGCGAGCTGGCTGCGTCTCGACGGAGAGGCCCTGCCCGTGCGGCTCACCGCCCTGGGGCTCGGCGCCGAGGGGGACGAGCACGTCTTCGTGTGGGGGCGCGACCAGTCCGAGGAACAGTTGGCCAACGGGAGGCTCGCGGAGAGCGCCGGGCTCCAGCGCCATCTGGCGGAGGGCATCTACGCCCTGAGCCTCGCGCGCAGCCAGGAGGAGGTTCACCGGGTGCTCCTGGCCCGCGCCGCGGCCATCCTGACGGGTCCTCACTGGTTCCTGGGGCGGTACGAACTTGCGGGGGACCGGCGCCGGCTCCAGGTGGTGGCTTCCGCGCCCTCGCTCGCCTCCCGGATGGGGGCCCTGGTGGAGGGCCTCGCGTTCCCGCTCCAGGACACGGGCTTCGCCCGGGAAGTCTACGAGCACCGGCGGATGTGCTTCGTGGAGGACGCCGCGGCCTCGCCGTCCATGATCCAGCCCGACCTGGTGGAAACCTCGGGCCTGCGCAGCCTCCTGGGCGTGCCCCTGGTCTTCGAGGGGCGTCTGACGGGCGTCCTGTTCGCCGCCACGTTCCAGGACGAGTCGCCCACGCCCCTGCGGGAGAGCCTGTTCCCCGTCCTCCAGAGCCTGGCGCGGATCGCGGCCCTCGCGCTGGAGCGGCTGGGAGGCGAGGATCGGCTGGAGGAGGCCGCCAGCCTGTCGCGGGAACTGGCGCAGGGCGTGCGGGAACTCTCCGAGGCCGGCGACGAGGACACGCTGATCGCGGGACTGTTCCGGTGGGCGGCGCGGCTGGCGCCCCTGCCCGAGTGGTGGTTCAACCGCTACGACGCGGCCGTGGACGGGAGCGTCACCACCCATTGGACCCCGGGACTCGATGCCTTCGGCTCCCCCGAGGAGATCCGCGAGCCCGTGCGCGTCGCGGGCAATGCGTTTCTGGAGGAGATCCACCTCCGCCAGCGGGCGGTGTTCATCCCGCACTGCGAAGACGTGCCGGAGCTGTTCGATCTGGCGACGTGGCCTTTCCGATCGGTGGTGGGCCTGCCCCTGGCCCACGAGGGCAGCGTCGTCGGCATCCTTCACGGCGGCGCGTTCGGGCCGCAGGGGCCGGTGGCGCTGTCCCAGGAGCGCTTCGAGGCCCTCAAGAGCCTGACGGAGGCCGCGGGCCTGGTGATGAAGCGGGTCCACGCCCGGCAGGCGCTGGAGGCGCAGGAAGCCCGCTTCCGGATGCTGTTCGAGCAGACGCCGGATCCCATCGTGCTGCTGTCGGGCGCCGCCATCGCCGACGCCAACCCGGCCGCCTGGCGGCTGTTCGGTCTCGGCGCGGACGAATTGCTGGGCCGGCCCATTCTCGACCTCTGCCCCGAGCACCAGCCGGACGGATCGCCCAGCAGCGACCTGGGGCGGTGCCACATGGAAGCCGCCCGGCGGGGTACCTCCGGCCAATTCGAGTGGACCTTCCTCTGCGAGGGCGGTCGGGAGGCGATCTGCCAGGTGAACCTCACCCGGCTGGATTACGGGGACCGGCCCATCTTCCACGCCATCGTCCGGGACCTGACGGCCCAGAAGCGGGCGGAATCCGAGCGCGCGGCCCTGGAGCGCCAGCTGTTCCAGGCCCAGAAGATGGAGAGCCTGGGCGTCCTCGCGGGCGGCATCGCCCACGACTTCAACAATCTGCTGATGGGCGTCCTCGGCCATGCCGGACTGGCGCTGGAGCAGCTGAATCCGCTCCATCCCGTGCGGCGCAATCTGGAGGCCATCCAGAAGGCGGGCCACCGGGCCGCGGACCTCACGCGCCAGATGCTGGCCTATTCGGGGCGCGGGCAGTTCGTGGTGCGCCACCTGGATCTCACCGCCCAGGTGGAGGAGATGCTCCACCTCCTGGAGGTGAGCCTGCCCAAGACCGTGGTCCTCAACCTGGGCCTGAAGCGCGGCCTGCCGGCCGTTTCCGCGGACGCGTCGCAGATCCAGCAGGTGATCATGAACCTGGTGATCAACGCGGCGGAGGCCATCGGAGAAGTCTCCGGCGCCATCACCCTCGCCACCGGCGTCCAGCGGCTGGAGGAGACCGCCATCCGCACCATGCTCGTGGGGCAGGACGCGGCGCCGGGAACCTACGTCTACCTGGAAGTGACGGACACCGGCTGCGGCATGGACGCCGACACCATGGCGCGGATCTTCGAGCCCTTCTTCACCACCAAGTTCACGGGCCGGGGTCTCGGCCTCTCCGCCATCATGGGCATCGTCCGCGGGCACAAGGGCGCGCTGCGGGTCTATTCGGAAGTGGGGCGCGGAACCACGTTCAAGGTCCTGTTTCCCGCCCAGGAGGAAGCGCTGGCGCCCGCGGCCCAGGCGAGCCGCGAAGCCCCCTGGCAGGGAAGCGGGCTGATCCTGGTGGTGGACGACGACGAGACCGTCCGCGCCGTCGCCCGGCAGGCCCTGGAGCTGCGGGGATTCCAGGTCATCGAGGCCCCCGACGGGCGGGCGGCGGTGGATCTGGTGCAGGAGCAGGGCGCCACCGTGGGCCTCGTCCTCCTGGACATGACCATGCCCCACATGGGCGGGGAGGAGGCCTACCGCGAGATGCGGCGCCTCCAGCCCGACCTGCGCGTGATCCTCAGCTCCGGCTACAGCGAGGCCGAGGCCATGAGCCGCTTCCTGGGCAAGGGCCTGAAGGGGTTCCTCCAGAAACCCTATGGACCGAAGGACCTGCTGGCCAAGGTCCAAGCGGTGCTGGAGCCCTGA